In one Vulgatibacter incomptus genomic region, the following are encoded:
- a CDS encoding FG-GAP repeat domain-containing protein encodes MNNRLNARIVGSLLLAAVCSLGGGCSPSEPEGSSTTGTGGVGGGTGGVGGGTGGVGGGTGGVGGGTGGVGGGTGGVGGGTGGVGGGTGGVGGGTGGVGGGTGGVGGGTGGVGGGTTPPGTHFAATATEWSLPADSPTTNGFYSIASSWWTTMDLDGDGKPDLVVTADATEDNRRWLVHKNTGSGFAATATEWSLPGDSPTTNGFNSIASSWWTTMDLDGDGKPDLVVTADATEDNRRWLVHKNTGSGFAATATEWSLPGDSPTTNGFNSIASSWWTTMDLDGDGKPDLVVPAGATDDNRRWLVYKNTGSGFAATATEWSVPADSPTSNGFYSVASSWWTTMDLDGDGKPDLVVPAGATEDNRRWLVYKNTGSGFAATATEWSVPADSPTSNGFYSVASSWWTTMDLDGDGKPDLVVPAGATEDNRRWLVYKNTGSGFAATATEWSLPADSPTSNGFYSVASSWWTTMDLDGDGKPDLVVTAGATEDNRRWLVYKNTP; translated from the coding sequence ATGAACAACCGCCTGAACGCACGCATCGTCGGTTCCTTGCTCCTCGCCGCCGTTTGTTCCCTCGGGGGCGGATGCTCGCCCAGCGAACCGGAGGGGTCGTCGACGACAGGCACCGGCGGCGTGGGTGGCGGCACCGGGGGCGTGGGTGGCGGCACCGGGGGCGTGGGTGGCGGCACCGGCGGCGTGGGTGGCGGCACCGGCGGCGTGGGTGGCGGCACCGGCGGCGTGGGTGGTGGCACCGGGGGCGTGGGTGGTGGCACCGGCGGCGTGGGTGGCGGCACCGGCGGCGTGGGCGGCGGCACCGGCGGCGTGGGTGGCGGCACCGGCGGCGTAGGTGGCGGCACTACGCCCCCGGGCACGCACTTCGCTGCGACGGCCACGGAGTGGTCCCTCCCTGCTGATTCACCCACGACGAACGGCTTCTACTCCATCGCCTCGTCCTGGTGGACCACGATGGATCTCGACGGCGACGGCAAGCCGGATCTCGTGGTGACCGCCGACGCAACCGAGGACAATCGGCGCTGGCTGGTCCACAAGAACACGGGCAGCGGCTTCGCTGCGACGGCCACGGAGTGGTCCCTCCCTGGCGATTCACCCACTACGAACGGCTTCAACTCCATCGCCTCGTCCTGGTGGACCACGATGGATCTCGACGGCGACGGCAAGCCGGATCTCGTGGTGACCGCCGACGCAACCGAGGACAATCGGCGCTGGCTGGTCCACAAGAACACGGGCAGCGGCTTCGCTGCGACGGCCACGGAGTGGTCCCTCCCTGGCGATTCACCCACTACGAACGGCTTCAACTCCATCGCCTCGTCCTGGTGGACCACGATGGATCTCGACGGCGATGGCAAGCCGGATCTCGTGGTGCCCGCCGGCGCAACCGACGACAATCGGCGCTGGCTGGTCTACAAGAACACGGGCAGCGGCTTCGCTGCGACGGCCACGGAGTGGTCCGTCCCTGCCGATTCACCCACCTCGAACGGCTTCTACTCCGTCGCCTCGTCCTGGTGGACCACGATGGATCTCGACGGCGACGGCAAGCCGGATCTCGTGGTGCCCGCCGGCGCAACCGAGGACAATCGGCGCTGGCTGGTCTACAAGAACACGGGCAGCGGCTTCGCTGCGACGGCCACGGAGTGGTCCGTCCCTGCCGATTCACCCACCTCGAACGGCTTCTACTCCGTCGCCTCGTCCTGGTGGACCACGATGGATCTCGACGGCGACGGCAAGCCGGATCTCGTGGTGCCCGCCGGCGCAACCGAGGACAATCGGCGCTGGCTGGTCTACAAGAACACGGGCAGCGGCTTCGCTGCGACGGCCACGGAGTGGTCCCTTCCTGCCGATTCACCCACTTCGAACGGCTTCTACTCCGTCGCCTCCTCCTGGTGGACCACGATGGATCTCGACGGCGACGGCAAGCCGGATCTGGTGGTGACCGCCGGCGCAACCGAGGACAATCGGCGCTGGCTGGTCTACAAGAACACTCCGTGA
- a CDS encoding recombinase family protein: MRTSAAMRENATQGYFNGSQPPYGYRKEKKEANAGVSRSVLVPDPGEAEILQQVFRLYIGGTGTVGVARDLNQRGLRYRSGTRWNKNHVLKVIEESAPTGTFYWGKRDTKTGALNDREDWIPIQVEAVIDPDLFDMAQRVRASRDPTTNPGRTGSSPLLLAGLLKCGKCGASYQLETSGKPTKGLPYRYYNCRSKVRTGKEACPGFRVRTEVLDKAILDHVAEKLFTPERCRLLLQDLVEETGILRQKTAEQRRQIQNELADVGRRIATWEDAFERGVLPAESGADKVLVLKAKRTELVQTLGKIVPLKPPPAHLYSDASIERFRSSIRDIFLGGSHAIARNDLRFLVERIVITDNKIELVAKAGAALQAMAGGQKNTEVSAGEPVLTSVVDWLLEGRISRTWKFAKDPDSSADLRAVENRPLRRQRAADLYLAVLAANPGISRAELARRCGVSRAAVTQALRGHRD; the protein is encoded by the coding sequence ATGCGCACCTCGGCAGCGATGCGCGAGAACGCGACGCAGGGCTACTTCAACGGCTCGCAGCCTCCGTACGGCTACAGGAAGGAGAAGAAGGAGGCGAACGCTGGCGTGTCCCGAAGCGTCTTGGTGCCAGACCCCGGCGAGGCGGAGATCCTGCAGCAGGTCTTTCGGCTCTACATCGGGGGAACCGGCACGGTCGGCGTCGCGAGGGATCTGAACCAGCGGGGGCTTCGCTACCGCAGCGGAACGCGGTGGAACAAGAACCACGTCCTCAAGGTGATCGAGGAGTCGGCGCCCACGGGAACGTTCTACTGGGGCAAGCGCGACACGAAGACCGGCGCCCTGAACGATCGCGAGGACTGGATTCCCATCCAGGTGGAAGCGGTCATCGACCCCGACCTCTTCGACATGGCCCAGCGTGTCCGCGCCTCGCGGGATCCCACAACGAACCCCGGCCGGACGGGCTCGAGTCCGCTGCTCCTGGCCGGGCTCCTGAAGTGCGGGAAGTGCGGCGCGAGCTACCAGCTCGAGACGTCAGGCAAGCCGACCAAGGGGCTCCCCTACCGCTACTACAACTGCCGGAGCAAGGTCCGCACGGGGAAGGAGGCCTGCCCTGGTTTCCGCGTTCGCACCGAGGTCCTCGACAAGGCGATCCTCGACCACGTCGCCGAGAAGCTCTTCACGCCCGAGCGCTGCCGCCTGCTCCTCCAGGACCTCGTCGAGGAGACGGGGATCCTGCGGCAGAAGACGGCGGAGCAGCGGCGGCAGATCCAGAACGAACTCGCGGATGTCGGGCGGCGGATCGCCACCTGGGAAGACGCCTTCGAGCGAGGGGTGCTGCCGGCCGAGTCCGGCGCCGACAAGGTGCTGGTCCTCAAGGCGAAGCGGACCGAGCTGGTGCAGACCCTCGGGAAGATCGTCCCGCTCAAGCCGCCCCCGGCGCACCTCTACAGCGACGCGAGCATCGAGCGGTTCCGGTCGTCGATTCGAGACATCTTCCTGGGAGGCAGCCACGCCATCGCCCGAAACGACCTCCGCTTCCTGGTCGAGCGGATCGTCATCACCGACAACAAGATCGAGCTGGTAGCCAAGGCCGGTGCGGCCCTCCAGGCGATGGCGGGCGGGCAAAAAAATACGGAAGTAAGCGCCGGAGAACCGGTTCTTACTTCCGTAGTGGACTGGCTCCTCGAAGGCCGGATTTCTCGAACCTGGAAATTTGCCAAAGATCCGGATAGCTCTGCAGATCTTCGAGCAGTTGAGAACCGCCCCCTTCGTCGCCAACGCGCGGCCGATCTCTACCTGGCCGTGCTGGCCGCCAATCCCGGCATCTCAAGGGCAGAGCTCGCCCGCCGCTGTGGCGTCTCGCGGGCAGCGGTGACGCAGGCCTTACGCGGGCACCGCGATTGA
- a CDS encoding AAA family ATPase: MSLIPQVIAWAQRRPTWLQPAIRTLVEEGMLSDSDIDGLLERCKANVIGGECVDAVTFGQGAGGSHAGTSRMPVAIEQIAELRNVNAIVAPRPLRLAPSGLTVIYGANGAGKSGYARVLKRACGARGKAEPIRPNVFEPASGAPSAKISYLVGGDLQEFSWSEGVHPTPDLARVTIFDGISASVYATEEAPVAYLPAGLDVFEKLAQALLRAKGKIQGEIDAIKIGLPLPMVPQNTPAAAVLANLDGNEARTRITALATLTEEERSRVPGLREEVARLAAEDPAVIAKELRLRLARVKDLVDRLATLATSLDAGRLVEVRTVVAQADAAAVAARVSAAATFASEPIEGVGEGAWQVLWFAAQKYSEAVAYRALPFPNTGEAARCVLCQQELGDEGGQRMRRFDDFIRDTTAAKAEAALQRLHAQRTALEALTLPEFKESGPRDEIDHLRAGLGAEIGEWINRMASRRQAFLQIVGGDEPVAIPEPVPVPSGLGEVLEVIEQDIAVVAGSAASDRLKQARIELADLEGRLVLAEHYDLVVAELDRRARLAKLQQVASALSTTEISKKGAELATGAVTTNLVAAFQTELKALGLGEVRVDVVPRGGKAGRVLHQVTLRTPKGDVPPTGILSEGEFRSVALAAMLAELSLESSGSAIVFDDPVSSLDHLRRNRVAHRLAQLAKSRQVVVFTHDASFVLFLTEKAKEERASIEFQTIQREYAGPGSCADDVPWEQKSVEKRIAAMEHRIRNADSVWRKSGAEAYDAEVRWLYGALRETWEQAVAMKLLKDVVSPFRRGVDIGKLKTLSVSPADAEGPLAGQARCSAILRGHTKSPELNESLPTVAEMAADVATLRAWLAEIDKRKSSLAPSALRADVS, from the coding sequence ATGAGCTTGATCCCTCAGGTTATCGCGTGGGCGCAGAGGCGGCCGACATGGCTTCAGCCCGCGATCCGAACGCTCGTCGAGGAGGGCATGCTCTCGGACAGCGATATCGACGGGCTTCTCGAACGCTGCAAGGCGAACGTGATTGGAGGCGAGTGCGTCGACGCAGTGACGTTCGGGCAGGGAGCGGGTGGATCGCACGCCGGGACGAGCCGGATGCCCGTCGCGATTGAGCAGATTGCCGAACTCCGGAACGTGAACGCCATCGTCGCACCGCGCCCACTTCGACTCGCTCCGTCTGGTCTTACAGTGATCTACGGAGCGAATGGGGCTGGGAAGTCCGGCTATGCTCGGGTGCTCAAACGGGCCTGCGGGGCGCGCGGCAAGGCCGAACCGATCCGACCGAATGTGTTCGAGCCCGCCAGCGGAGCGCCAAGCGCCAAAATCAGTTACCTAGTTGGCGGCGACCTGCAGGAGTTCTCATGGTCTGAAGGAGTCCATCCGACTCCCGACCTGGCGCGGGTCACGATCTTCGACGGGATCTCCGCGAGCGTGTACGCCACCGAGGAGGCTCCTGTCGCCTATCTGCCCGCCGGCTTGGACGTGTTCGAGAAGCTTGCCCAAGCGCTCTTACGGGCGAAGGGGAAGATTCAGGGGGAAATCGACGCAATCAAGATTGGCCTGCCGCTACCGATGGTCCCTCAGAACACGCCGGCCGCGGCAGTGCTGGCGAACCTGGACGGGAACGAGGCGCGTACGCGAATCACGGCGCTGGCCACTCTGACTGAAGAGGAGCGCTCGCGCGTTCCTGGGCTGCGCGAGGAAGTCGCCCGTCTGGCCGCAGAAGATCCGGCGGTAATTGCCAAGGAACTCCGCCTTCGCCTCGCACGTGTGAAGGATCTCGTCGATCGGCTCGCGACGCTCGCGACGAGCCTGGATGCAGGTCGATTGGTGGAAGTGCGCACCGTCGTGGCGCAGGCGGACGCGGCGGCGGTGGCCGCGCGTGTGTCGGCTGCAGCAACCTTTGCGTCCGAGCCTATTGAAGGTGTAGGGGAGGGCGCCTGGCAGGTCCTTTGGTTTGCCGCTCAGAAGTACTCGGAGGCGGTCGCATATCGAGCGTTGCCCTTCCCGAACACGGGCGAGGCGGCACGTTGCGTGCTCTGCCAGCAGGAACTCGGGGACGAGGGAGGCCAGCGGATGAGGAGGTTCGACGATTTCATTCGCGATACGACTGCCGCGAAGGCGGAGGCTGCGCTCCAGCGGCTTCACGCACAGCGCACAGCACTGGAGGCGCTGACCCTGCCCGAGTTCAAGGAGTCCGGGCCCCGTGACGAAATCGATCACCTACGTGCCGGACTTGGCGCCGAGATCGGTGAGTGGATCAATCGCATGGCGTCCCGTCGCCAAGCTTTCCTCCAAATCGTCGGGGGCGACGAGCCGGTTGCGATTCCGGAGCCGGTCCCGGTGCCTTCTGGCCTTGGCGAGGTTCTCGAAGTGATCGAGCAAGACATCGCCGTCGTGGCCGGATCTGCGGCGTCGGATCGGTTGAAACAGGCGCGCATCGAGCTTGCGGACCTCGAAGGCCGGTTGGTCCTCGCTGAGCATTACGATCTCGTTGTTGCCGAGCTCGACCGGCGCGCTCGTCTGGCGAAGCTCCAACAGGTTGCTTCAGCGCTTTCGACTACGGAAATCTCGAAAAAGGGTGCCGAACTTGCGACCGGGGCTGTGACCACGAACCTAGTGGCGGCGTTCCAAACAGAGCTGAAGGCGCTTGGACTTGGAGAAGTGCGGGTAGATGTGGTGCCGCGGGGCGGGAAGGCTGGGCGGGTGCTGCATCAGGTGACGCTCCGCACGCCGAAGGGCGATGTGCCGCCTACTGGGATCCTCAGCGAGGGCGAGTTTCGCAGCGTTGCCCTCGCCGCCATGCTCGCCGAGCTCTCGCTCGAAAGCTCTGGATCGGCAATCGTTTTTGACGATCCTGTCTCTTCGCTCGATCACCTTCGTCGAAACCGTGTAGCTCACCGGCTTGCGCAGCTCGCCAAGTCCCGCCAGGTCGTGGTCTTCACGCACGACGCTTCGTTCGTCCTATTCCTCACCGAGAAGGCCAAGGAGGAGCGCGCATCGATCGAGTTCCAGACGATTCAACGAGAGTACGCCGGACCGGGTTCCTGCGCGGACGACGTACCCTGGGAGCAGAAGTCGGTCGAGAAGCGGATCGCGGCGATGGAGCACCGGATCCGGAACGCGGACTCGGTCTGGCGGAAGTCCGGGGCCGAAGCCTACGACGCAGAAGTCCGCTGGCTTTACGGCGCACTCCGCGAAACCTGGGAGCAGGCGGTAGCGATGAAGCTCCTGAAGGATGTGGTGTCACCCTTTCGCCGCGGGGTCGATATCGGCAAGCTCAAGACGTTGAGCGTGAGCCCCGCCGATGCGGAGGGCCCCCTCGCCGGCCAGGCGCGCTGCTCAGCGATTCTGAGGGGTCACACGAAGTCGCCCGAACTAAACGAGTCCCTTCCGACGGTAGCTGAGATGGCGGCGGATGTCGCCACGCTGAGAGCATGGCTTGCAGAGATCGACAAGCGGAAGTCGTCGTTGGCTCCCTCGGCTCTCCGCGCCGACGTCTCCTAG
- a CDS encoding helix-turn-helix domain-containing protein, translating to MASDVERRLGRKLASNRKAGGLTHEALAERVKVAPETISRLERGATVPSLKTQERIAEAMGVAF from the coding sequence ATGGCGAGCGATGTCGAGAGGCGCTTGGGCCGTAAATTGGCCAGCAACAGAAAGGCCGGCGGGCTAACCCATGAGGCCCTGGCGGAGCGCGTCAAGGTTGCCCCCGAGACCATCAGCCGGCTGGAGAGAGGGGCTACCGTTCCCTCCCTCAAGACCCAGGAGCGAATCGCGGAAGCAATGGGCGTGGCGTTCTAG
- a CDS encoding DsbA family oxidoreductase: protein MTAEKKPLRVDVISDCVCPWCYVGKRNLDEAIARSEDRFDMEVHWHPFQLNPDLPAEGRDWKKYAAERFGSLERLRGMQVRLEEVGKAAGIDFAFDKVSRAVNTFEAHRLIALAGLEGLQDEVAEGLFRANFVDGADIGSRETLLKVATAAGMDAERTSAMLESGEGEEQVRQGLEMARRIGVTGVPFFIVDGKYAVSGAQPPEALVELFDHAAQGGGDEG from the coding sequence ATGACCGCAGAGAAGAAGCCGCTTCGCGTGGACGTGATCTCGGACTGCGTCTGCCCCTGGTGCTACGTGGGCAAGCGGAACCTGGACGAGGCGATCGCCCGCTCGGAGGATCGCTTCGACATGGAGGTGCACTGGCACCCCTTCCAGCTGAATCCGGACCTCCCGGCGGAGGGGCGGGACTGGAAGAAGTACGCGGCGGAGCGCTTCGGCTCGCTGGAGCGCCTGCGCGGGATGCAGGTCCGGCTCGAGGAGGTGGGGAAGGCGGCAGGGATCGACTTCGCATTCGACAAGGTCTCGCGCGCGGTGAACACCTTCGAGGCGCACCGCCTGATCGCGCTCGCGGGACTGGAGGGGCTGCAGGACGAGGTAGCCGAGGGGCTCTTCCGGGCGAACTTCGTGGACGGCGCGGACATCGGCTCGCGGGAGACGCTGCTGAAGGTGGCGACAGCCGCGGGGATGGACGCGGAACGGACTAGCGCGATGCTAGAGTCGGGAGAAGGCGAGGAACAGGTCCGACAGGGCCTCGAGATGGCGCGCCGAATCGGAGTGACGGGGGTCCCGTTCTTCATCGTGGACGGCAAGTACGCGGTGTCTGGGGCGCAGCCGCCGGAGGCGCTGGTGGAGCTCTTCGACCACGCGGCGCAAGGCGGCGGGGACGAGGGTTGA
- a CDS encoding DUF2058 family protein: MRQDASWSILARRAGQKALAGQRSIPREDSEMGLQSLRDKLLQAGLVSEDQAKKAEADRAAKPTNRESAPPRREGAPPRRESAPPRRDGAPPRREGAPQRREGAPAPQRAQAARPARPQERQEKQAKPAKELTPEQQKAREEEAAFAERERMLNREREDNRKRAVEDRKRLEGVRAAAERFEVTERGGEAFFFTTRKKKVQRIYLTAEQLQRLESGDLAIIDKPLPAELSFSLVTREGAERALALDPKALRFYNRGFGQTFGFKAESSKFDENAEADAAEGEEAEAAEVAPASNEAETEAAEDAPASDETQAS; encoded by the coding sequence TTGCGCCAGGACGCCTCCTGGTCCATTTTAGCGCGCCGCGCTGGCCAAAAGGCCCTCGCGGGTCAACGATCGATCCCGCGAGAAGACAGCGAAATGGGACTGCAGAGCCTCCGCGACAAGCTCCTCCAGGCCGGCCTCGTGAGCGAGGACCAGGCGAAGAAGGCCGAGGCCGACCGCGCCGCGAAGCCGACGAACCGCGAAAGCGCGCCGCCTCGCCGCGAAGGTGCTCCGCCCCGCCGCGAAAGCGCGCCGCCTCGCCGCGATGGTGCTCCGCCCCGCCGCGAAGGCGCGCCGCAGCGCCGGGAAGGTGCGCCGGCGCCTCAGCGCGCCCAGGCGGCCAGGCCCGCCCGGCCGCAGGAGCGGCAGGAAAAGCAGGCGAAGCCCGCGAAGGAGCTGACGCCGGAGCAGCAGAAGGCCCGCGAGGAGGAGGCGGCGTTCGCCGAGCGCGAGCGCATGCTGAACCGGGAGCGCGAGGACAACCGCAAGCGCGCCGTGGAGGATCGCAAGCGCCTCGAGGGAGTGCGCGCGGCGGCCGAGCGGTTCGAGGTGACGGAGCGCGGCGGCGAGGCGTTCTTCTTCACCACGCGGAAGAAGAAGGTGCAGCGGATCTACCTGACGGCGGAGCAGCTCCAGCGACTGGAGTCGGGGGATCTCGCGATCATCGACAAGCCGCTCCCCGCGGAACTCTCGTTCTCGCTGGTGACCCGCGAGGGCGCGGAGCGGGCGCTGGCGCTGGATCCGAAGGCGCTGCGCTTCTACAACCGCGGCTTCGGGCAGACCTTCGGCTTCAAGGCGGAGTCGAGCAAGTTCGACGAGAACGCCGAGGCCGACGCGGCGGAAGGCGAAGAGGCCGAGGCCGCTGAGGTCGCGCCGGCTTCCAACGAGGCCGAGACCGAGGCCGCCGAGGACGCGCCTGCTTCCGACGAGACGCAGGCCTCCTGA
- the queF gene encoding preQ(1) synthase, with protein MSTKPQKNLDTFPNPKPGRPYEIFFDAPEFTCLCPLTGQPDFAHIKIRYIPDETCVELKSLKLYLWSYRDEGAFHEAVTNKICDDVIAAIDPLFVEVVGDFFVRGGIRTVVTARHEKAK; from the coding sequence ATGTCGACCAAGCCTCAGAAGAACCTGGACACCTTCCCCAACCCGAAGCCGGGCCGCCCGTACGAGATCTTCTTCGACGCGCCGGAGTTCACCTGCCTCTGCCCGCTGACGGGGCAGCCGGACTTCGCGCACATCAAGATCCGCTACATCCCGGACGAGACCTGCGTGGAGCTGAAGAGCCTGAAGCTCTACCTCTGGAGCTACCGGGACGAGGGCGCGTTCCACGAGGCCGTGACGAACAAGATCTGCGACGACGTGATCGCCGCGATCGATCCGCTCTTCGTGGAGGTGGTGGGCGACTTCTTCGTGCGCGGCGGGATCCGCACGGTGGTGACGGCCCGCCACGAGAAGGCGAAGTAG
- a CDS encoding metallophosphoesterase family protein, protein MKILHISDVHVQVDYDERPWRKLGWRRLAAQLELKLAKRAQRYVKAPETIARLVAEAARNAVDHVVLSGDLTALALDEEFEGARKALGELADKPDKLTVIPGNHDVFTPGSVRKQRFEKWFGHLLGSDLPELRAEGAWPHVRLLGDDVAIVGLCSARVPPVPGIAAGRVGDDQLQALMKICAHPKVKGRTVHVVLHHTPVRPDGKVDRRDHGLTDALRFLEACRLAGVATVMCGHIHKRFTLALEGGPRIICGGSSTWLGHEGYWLLDGNGGVPEERKLVDDAAAAAKPAAAEPQAGEEAVPALEAARRLAAAG, encoded by the coding sequence TTGAAAATCCTCCACATCTCCGATGTTCACGTGCAGGTCGACTACGACGAGCGTCCGTGGAGGAAGCTCGGCTGGCGCAGGCTCGCCGCCCAGCTCGAGCTCAAGCTCGCCAAGCGCGCGCAGCGCTACGTAAAGGCCCCCGAGACCATCGCCCGCCTCGTCGCCGAGGCCGCGAGGAACGCCGTCGACCACGTCGTCCTCTCCGGCGACCTCACCGCCCTCGCCCTCGACGAGGAGTTCGAAGGCGCCCGCAAGGCCCTGGGCGAGCTCGCCGACAAGCCCGACAAGCTCACCGTCATCCCCGGCAACCACGACGTCTTCACCCCCGGCAGCGTGCGCAAGCAGCGCTTCGAGAAGTGGTTCGGCCACCTCCTCGGCTCCGACCTCCCCGAGCTGCGAGCCGAGGGCGCCTGGCCCCACGTGCGGCTCCTCGGTGACGACGTCGCCATCGTCGGCCTCTGCTCCGCGCGCGTGCCCCCCGTTCCCGGCATCGCCGCCGGCAGGGTGGGGGACGATCAGCTCCAGGCGCTCATGAAGATCTGCGCCCACCCGAAGGTGAAGGGGCGCACCGTCCACGTGGTCCTCCACCACACGCCCGTGCGGCCCGACGGCAAGGTCGATCGCAGGGATCACGGGCTCACCGATGCGTTGCGGTTCCTCGAGGCGTGCCGCCTCGCCGGCGTCGCCACCGTGATGTGCGGACACATCCACAAGCGATTCACGCTCGCCCTCGAGGGCGGGCCGCGGATTATATGCGGGGGGAGCTCCACCTGGCTCGGCCACGAGGGCTACTGGCTCCTCGACGGCAACGGCGGCGTCCCGGAGGAGCGGAAGCTCGTCGACGACGCGGCGGCGGCGGCCAAGCCGGCAGCGGCAGAGCCGCAGGCTGGCGAGGAGGCTGTGCCCGCCCTGGAGGCTGCGCGCCGCCTCGCCGCGGCCGGCTGA
- the gluQRS gene encoding tRNA glutamyl-Q(34) synthetase GluQRS: protein MKARGRYAPTPSGDLHLGNARTALLAWLSIRAQGGEFVLRMEDLDKPREQPGAAARILDSLRWLGLDWDEGPDVGGPHGSYVQSERSGLYDDAVTTLVAVGKAFPCWCSRAEVAAASRAPHAGEEGPRYPGTCRTADPGAMALRGRPPSMRVRAPEGPIRFVDRLQGPQAFDVDALTGDFVIRRADGVASYQLAVAVDDAAMGITEVLRGDDLLSSTPRQLIVYEALSLVAPSFFHVPLVLGPDGGRLAKRNGARSIGELREAGEDPKAICGLLAALSGLAEPGERVSPRELIARWDPERLPREPVRLVGG from the coding sequence ATGAAGGCACGCGGACGATACGCCCCGACCCCATCAGGGGATCTCCACCTGGGCAACGCACGGACGGCGCTGCTCGCGTGGCTGTCGATCCGCGCGCAGGGCGGCGAATTCGTGCTCCGGATGGAGGACCTGGACAAGCCGCGGGAGCAGCCAGGGGCGGCGGCGCGGATCCTGGATTCCCTGCGCTGGCTGGGCCTGGACTGGGACGAGGGGCCGGACGTCGGCGGGCCGCACGGGTCGTATGTACAGAGCGAGCGCTCGGGCCTCTACGACGACGCGGTGACGACGCTGGTCGCGGTGGGAAAGGCGTTTCCCTGCTGGTGCTCCCGGGCGGAGGTCGCTGCGGCGAGCCGCGCACCTCACGCCGGCGAGGAAGGGCCGCGCTACCCAGGCACCTGCCGCACGGCGGATCCCGGGGCGATGGCGCTCCGAGGGCGCCCGCCGTCGATGCGCGTGCGAGCCCCCGAGGGGCCGATCCGCTTCGTGGATCGCCTGCAGGGCCCGCAGGCGTTCGACGTGGATGCGCTGACGGGGGACTTCGTGATCCGCCGGGCGGACGGCGTGGCGTCGTACCAGCTCGCGGTGGCGGTGGACGACGCGGCGATGGGGATCACGGAGGTGCTCCGGGGCGACGATCTCCTCTCGTCGACGCCGCGCCAGCTCATCGTGTACGAGGCGCTTTCACTCGTAGCTCCGTCGTTCTTCCACGTGCCGCTGGTGCTCGGGCCGGACGGGGGCCGGCTGGCGAAGCGGAACGGCGCCCGCTCGATCGGTGAGCTCCGGGAGGCAGGCGAAGATCCGAAGGCGATCTGCGGCCTGCTCGCGGCGCTCTCCGGCCTGGCGGAGCCCGGCGAGCGCGTCTCGCCGCGGGAGCTCATCGCCCGCTGGGATCCGGAGCGGTTACCGCGGGAGCCAGTACGCCTAGTAGGCGGCTGA
- a CDS encoding tRNA-(ms[2]io[6]A)-hydroxylase yields MLPLRSKTDPRWIELATSRFDEVIVDHAHCEKKAAASAMALVTAYPDHDLLVKRLARLAHEELRHFRQVYDRISARGLKLSKDEGDPYVQSLIRLVRTTPAERRMDRLLVSALVEARSCERLELLSEALEDPELRSFYATLARAEAGHHTLFVDLAATYAPQERSGAPPRSAGRGGGGDRGRATARAADPLTSTPIGTHRAAAHPVVARSRGD; encoded by the coding sequence ATGTTGCCGCTCCGCTCCAAGACCGACCCGCGCTGGATCGAGCTCGCCACGTCGCGCTTCGACGAGGTGATCGTCGACCACGCGCACTGCGAGAAGAAGGCGGCGGCGTCCGCGATGGCGCTGGTGACGGCCTACCCCGACCACGACCTCCTCGTGAAGCGCCTCGCCCGACTCGCGCACGAGGAGCTGCGGCACTTCCGCCAGGTCTACGACCGCATCTCGGCGCGCGGCCTGAAGCTGAGCAAGGACGAGGGCGATCCCTACGTGCAGTCGTTGATCCGCTTGGTGCGCACGACGCCTGCGGAGCGGCGCATGGATCGACTCCTCGTGAGCGCGCTGGTGGAGGCCCGCTCCTGCGAGCGCCTCGAGCTCCTCTCGGAGGCCCTCGAGGATCCGGAACTCCGCTCCTTCTACGCGACGCTCGCCCGCGCCGAGGCGGGCCACCACACGCTCTTCGTCGACCTCGCCGCGACGTATGCGCCGCAAGAAAGAAGTGGAGCGCCGCCTCGAAGTGCTGGCCGAGGCGGAGGCGGCGATCGTGGCAGAGCTACCGCTCGCGCCGCGGATCCACTGACCTCCACTCCCATCGGCACACACAGAGCGGCAGCGCACCCGGTGGTCGCACGGTCGAGAGGGGATTAG